One genomic segment of Sminthopsis crassicaudata isolate SCR6 chromosome 2, ASM4859323v1, whole genome shotgun sequence includes these proteins:
- the MINAR1 gene encoding major intrinsically disordered Notch2-binding receptor 1 isoform X1 — METNQESSLFLVKILEELDTKQNTVSYQDLCKSLCARFDLSQLAKLRSVLFYTACLDPNFPATLFKDKMRCTVNNQQSKKIMVAADIVTIFNLIQMNGGAAKEKLPAARQKVRKNESFESCRSDTEICNVIDCVPPNCEPREREFSRGYSARRSSKCRKMDCKDCQQFVPASEPNFLLGVNKETKSRAASLDRLQALASYSIANSQPCEMQSTYFPMNIENESISDQDSLPMNPGIKETFISNEEPFVVQSCVQKRNIFKEDFHNLITVSPSLVPPGKKTDDVLGEPQTRKETHKPAFFNHSFEMPYNSQYLNPVYSPIPDKRRAKHESLDDLQASTYFGPTTVLGAQEGKRWSGKPSKQTAWPAKSWSLNTEEVPDFERSFFNRNATDEKPRYQSSSNPPSNFSAPDRHQTYLNPKDQQAIIPTSYAVKQNVHKPKEIPSPINMEKHEPIKKFKDKSINCTTVQMSIDKTSSVGTQTDQHILELKKCKDLCSSNQSKYGERHSIKQSDEDSEIVSDDISDIFRFLDDMSICGSTGVIQSSCYNSTGSLSQLNKSDCDSSPEHNLAKIANGNIGNKIDKGVRSEKDTPEDELKTSVCKLVLRIGEIERKLESLSGVREEISQVLGKLNRLDQKIQQPEKVSVQIDLNSLTSEVPSDDSTSPQIFHPHNSSHGSKLENSPDWCCSDASGSNSESLRVKALKKSLFTRRSSRSLTEENSATESKIASISNSPRDWRAITYTNEVGLNEEEIKDRGAAENKDWHRKSKEADRQYEIPQPHRIAKQPKDGFLVEQVFSPHPYPASLKSHMKSNPMYTDMRLTEMAEVKRVQPSWTIEEYTRNSGEKGKLTALDLQTQESLNPNNLEYWMEDIYTPGYDSLLKRKEAEFRRAKVCKIAALITAAACTVILVIVVPICTMKS, encoded by the exons ATGGAGACTAACCAGGAATCATCCCTCTTCTTGGTGAAGATTTTGGAGGAGCTAGACACCAAACAGAACACAGTTTCTTACCAGGATCTCTGTAAATCATTGTGTGCTCGATTTGATTTATCTCAGCTAGCCAAATTGAGAAGTGTGCTGTTTTATACAGCTTGTCTCGATCCAAATTTTCCAGCAACTttattcaaagacaaaatgagatGCACTGTGAACAATCAGCAATCAAAGAAAATCATGGTGGCTGCAGATATAGTAACAATATTCAACCTGATCCAAATGAATGGGGGTGCAGCGAAGGAAAAATTGCCTGCAGCACGACAGAAAGTTAGGAAGAATGAATCATTTGAATCATGCAGGTCTGACACTGAGATATGCAATGTGATAGACTGTGTGCCTCCTAATTGTGAaccaagagagagagaatttagccGAGGCTATTCAGCAAGACGATCCTCAAAGTGTAGGAAGATGGATTGCAAAGACTGTCAACAGTTTGTACCTGCTTCAGAGCCCAACTTTTTGCTGGGAgtcaataaggaaacaaaaagcagGGCAGCTTCACTTGACAGGCTGCAGGCCCTGGCATCCTACTCCATTGCAAATTCTCAACCATGTGAAATGCAGAGCACTTATTTTCCCATGAACATTGAGAATGAGTCTATATCAGATCAAGACTCTTTGCCCATGAACCCCGGAATCAAAGAAACCTTCATTTCCAATGAGGAGCCCTTTGTGGTCCAGTCCTGTGTACAgaagagaaacatttttaaagaagattttCATAATCTGATCACAGTGTCACCAAGCTTAGTGCCCCCTGGCAAGAAAACAGATGATGTGCTAGGGGAGCCACAGACCAGAAAAGAAACTCATAAGCCAGCTTTCTTTAATCACAGCTTTGAAATGCCATACAATAGCCAATATTTAAATCCTGTTTACTCTCCTATACCTGACAAAAGAAGGGCAAAGCATGAGAGTTTGGATGATCTCCAAGCTTCTACATATTTTGGACCCACTACTGTGCTAGGGGCCCAAGAAGGGAAGAGGTGGTCAGGAAAGCCAAGTAAGCAGACTGCCTGGCCAGCAAAGAGCTGGAGTTTAAACACTGAGGAGGTACCTGACTTTGAAAGGTCTTTTTTCAATAGGAACGCAACTGATGAAAAACCTAGATATCAGAGTTCAAGCAATCCACCTTCTAATTTTTCAGCCCCAGACAGGCACCAGACATACCTAAATCCAAAAGATCAACAAGCAATTATCCCCACAAGCTATGCAGTGAAACAAAATGTTCACAAGCCTAAAGAGATTCCTTCTCCCATTAACATGGAGAAACATGAGCCAATCAAAAAGTTTAAAGACAAAAGCATTAATTGTACCACAGTTCAGATGAGCATTGACAAAACGAGCAGTGTGGGTACTCAAACTGACCAGCACATTCTGGAGCTCAAGAAATGTAAAGATCTGTGTTCCTCTAATCAGAGCAAGTATGGTGAAAGGCATTCAATCAAGCAGTCAGATGAGGATTCGGAAATTGTTAGTGATGATATCAGTGACATTTTTAGGTTTCTTGATGACATGAGCATCTGTGGTTCTACAGGAGTTATACAATCCTCTTGTTACAACAGCACTGGATCCTTATCTCAGCTGAATAAATCAGACTGTGACAGCTCACCTGAGCACAATCTGGCCAAAATTGCCAATGGAAATATTGGCAATAAGATAGACAAGGGGGTCCGGTCTGAAAAGGACACTCCTGAAGATGAGTTGAAGACAAGTGTTTGCAAACTAGTGCTTAGGATTGGtgagatagaaagaaaactggaatCTCTGTCAGGGGTCCGAGAAGAAATCTCTCAAGTTTTAGGCAAATTAAAcagattggatcaaaagataCAACAGCCTGAGAAAGTCAGTGTACAAATTGATCTGAATTCCCTAACGAGTGAAGTTCCATCTGATGACAGTACCTCCCCTCAAATATTCCATCCCCATAATAGCTCACATGGAAGCAAGTTGGAAAACAGTCCAGACTGGTGTTGTTCTGATGCTAGTGGAAGTAACAGTGAAAGCCTTCGAGTCAAGGCCTTAAAAAAGAGTCTGTTTACCAGAAGGTCCTCAAGGTCACTGACTGAGGAGAATAGTGCTACTGAGTCCAAAATAGCAAGTATTTCCAATTCTCCCAGAGACTGGAGGGCAATTACTTATACCAATGAGGTTGGCCTTAatgaagaagagataaaagacagAGGGGCTGCAGAAAATAAGGACTGGCACAGAAAATCAAAAGAG GCAGACAGACAATATGAAATTCCTCAGCCCCACCGAATAGCTAAGCAGCCAAAAGATGGTTTCTTGGTGGAACAAGTCTTCAGTCCTCACCCCTACCCTGCATCACTCAAATCACACATGAAAAGCAATCCAATGTACACTGACATGAGACTGACTGAAATGGCTGAAGTCAAGCGAGTCCAGCCTTCTTGGACCATAGAAGAATACACAAGGAActctggggaaaagggaaagctgACGGCTCTGGATCTCCAG ACTCAAGAATCTTTAAATCCAAATAATTTAGAATACTGGATGGAAGATATTTATACTCCAGGCTATGATTCATTGTTAAAACGTAAAGAGGCTGAGTTCCGAAGAGCAAAGGTGTGCAAGATTGCTGCCTTGATTACGGCAGCTGCTTGCACTGTCATCTTGGTCATTGTTGTACCCATTTGTACAATGAAGTCATGA
- the MINAR1 gene encoding major intrinsically disordered Notch2-binding receptor 1 isoform X2 yields METNQESSLFLVKILEELDTKQNTVSYQDLCKSLCARFDLSQLAKLRSVLFYTACLDPNFPATLFKDKMRCTVNNQQSKKIMVAADIVTIFNLIQMNGGAAKEKLPAARQKVRKNESFESCRSDTEICNVIDCVPPNCEPREREFSRGYSARRSSKCRKMDCKDCQQFVPASEPNFLLGVNKETKSRAASLDRLQALASYSIANSQPCEMQSTYFPMNIENESISDQDSLPMNPGIKETFISNEEPFVVQSCVQKRNIFKEDFHNLITVSPSLVPPGKKTDDVLGEPQTRKETHKPAFFNHSFEMPYNSQYLNPVYSPIPDKRRAKHESLDDLQASTYFGPTTVLGAQEGKRWSGKPSKQTAWPAKSWSLNTEEVPDFERSFFNRNATDEKPRYQSSSNPPSNFSAPDRHQTYLNPKDQQAIIPTSYAVKQNVHKPKEIPSPINMEKHEPIKKFKDKSINCTTVQMSIDKTSSVGTQTDQHILELKKCKDLCSSNQSKYGERHSIKQSDEDSEIVSDDISDIFRFLDDMSICGSTGVIQSSCYNSTGSLSQLNKSDCDSSPEHNLAKIANGNIGNKIDKGVRSEKDTPEDELKTSVCKLVLRIGEIERKLESLSGVREEISQVLGKLNRLDQKIQQPEKVSVQIDLNSLTSEVPSDDSTSPQIFHPHNSSHGSKLENSPDWCCSDASGSNSESLRVKALKKSLFTRRSSRSLTEENSATESKIASISNSPRDWRAITYTNEVGLNEEEIKDRGAAENKDWHRKSKEADRQYEIPQPHRIAKQPKDGFLVEQVFSPHPYPASLKSHMKSNPMYTDMRLTEMAEVKRVQPSWTIEEYTRNSGEKGKLTALDLQEQRRSYALKVRDRPWSQRGFIHRKVNECPCLVADTGMEATKARTGF; encoded by the exons ATGGAGACTAACCAGGAATCATCCCTCTTCTTGGTGAAGATTTTGGAGGAGCTAGACACCAAACAGAACACAGTTTCTTACCAGGATCTCTGTAAATCATTGTGTGCTCGATTTGATTTATCTCAGCTAGCCAAATTGAGAAGTGTGCTGTTTTATACAGCTTGTCTCGATCCAAATTTTCCAGCAACTttattcaaagacaaaatgagatGCACTGTGAACAATCAGCAATCAAAGAAAATCATGGTGGCTGCAGATATAGTAACAATATTCAACCTGATCCAAATGAATGGGGGTGCAGCGAAGGAAAAATTGCCTGCAGCACGACAGAAAGTTAGGAAGAATGAATCATTTGAATCATGCAGGTCTGACACTGAGATATGCAATGTGATAGACTGTGTGCCTCCTAATTGTGAaccaagagagagagaatttagccGAGGCTATTCAGCAAGACGATCCTCAAAGTGTAGGAAGATGGATTGCAAAGACTGTCAACAGTTTGTACCTGCTTCAGAGCCCAACTTTTTGCTGGGAgtcaataaggaaacaaaaagcagGGCAGCTTCACTTGACAGGCTGCAGGCCCTGGCATCCTACTCCATTGCAAATTCTCAACCATGTGAAATGCAGAGCACTTATTTTCCCATGAACATTGAGAATGAGTCTATATCAGATCAAGACTCTTTGCCCATGAACCCCGGAATCAAAGAAACCTTCATTTCCAATGAGGAGCCCTTTGTGGTCCAGTCCTGTGTACAgaagagaaacatttttaaagaagattttCATAATCTGATCACAGTGTCACCAAGCTTAGTGCCCCCTGGCAAGAAAACAGATGATGTGCTAGGGGAGCCACAGACCAGAAAAGAAACTCATAAGCCAGCTTTCTTTAATCACAGCTTTGAAATGCCATACAATAGCCAATATTTAAATCCTGTTTACTCTCCTATACCTGACAAAAGAAGGGCAAAGCATGAGAGTTTGGATGATCTCCAAGCTTCTACATATTTTGGACCCACTACTGTGCTAGGGGCCCAAGAAGGGAAGAGGTGGTCAGGAAAGCCAAGTAAGCAGACTGCCTGGCCAGCAAAGAGCTGGAGTTTAAACACTGAGGAGGTACCTGACTTTGAAAGGTCTTTTTTCAATAGGAACGCAACTGATGAAAAACCTAGATATCAGAGTTCAAGCAATCCACCTTCTAATTTTTCAGCCCCAGACAGGCACCAGACATACCTAAATCCAAAAGATCAACAAGCAATTATCCCCACAAGCTATGCAGTGAAACAAAATGTTCACAAGCCTAAAGAGATTCCTTCTCCCATTAACATGGAGAAACATGAGCCAATCAAAAAGTTTAAAGACAAAAGCATTAATTGTACCACAGTTCAGATGAGCATTGACAAAACGAGCAGTGTGGGTACTCAAACTGACCAGCACATTCTGGAGCTCAAGAAATGTAAAGATCTGTGTTCCTCTAATCAGAGCAAGTATGGTGAAAGGCATTCAATCAAGCAGTCAGATGAGGATTCGGAAATTGTTAGTGATGATATCAGTGACATTTTTAGGTTTCTTGATGACATGAGCATCTGTGGTTCTACAGGAGTTATACAATCCTCTTGTTACAACAGCACTGGATCCTTATCTCAGCTGAATAAATCAGACTGTGACAGCTCACCTGAGCACAATCTGGCCAAAATTGCCAATGGAAATATTGGCAATAAGATAGACAAGGGGGTCCGGTCTGAAAAGGACACTCCTGAAGATGAGTTGAAGACAAGTGTTTGCAAACTAGTGCTTAGGATTGGtgagatagaaagaaaactggaatCTCTGTCAGGGGTCCGAGAAGAAATCTCTCAAGTTTTAGGCAAATTAAAcagattggatcaaaagataCAACAGCCTGAGAAAGTCAGTGTACAAATTGATCTGAATTCCCTAACGAGTGAAGTTCCATCTGATGACAGTACCTCCCCTCAAATATTCCATCCCCATAATAGCTCACATGGAAGCAAGTTGGAAAACAGTCCAGACTGGTGTTGTTCTGATGCTAGTGGAAGTAACAGTGAAAGCCTTCGAGTCAAGGCCTTAAAAAAGAGTCTGTTTACCAGAAGGTCCTCAAGGTCACTGACTGAGGAGAATAGTGCTACTGAGTCCAAAATAGCAAGTATTTCCAATTCTCCCAGAGACTGGAGGGCAATTACTTATACCAATGAGGTTGGCCTTAatgaagaagagataaaagacagAGGGGCTGCAGAAAATAAGGACTGGCACAGAAAATCAAAAGAG GCAGACAGACAATATGAAATTCCTCAGCCCCACCGAATAGCTAAGCAGCCAAAAGATGGTTTCTTGGTGGAACAAGTCTTCAGTCCTCACCCCTACCCTGCATCACTCAAATCACACATGAAAAGCAATCCAATGTACACTGACATGAGACTGACTGAAATGGCTGAAGTCAAGCGAGTCCAGCCTTCTTGGACCATAGAAGAATACACAAGGAActctggggaaaagggaaagctgACGGCTCTGGATCTCCAG GAGCAAAGGCGCAGCTATGCCCTCAAAGTACGCGATAGGCCGTGGAGCCAACGGGGCTTCATCCACAGGAAAGTGAATGAATGTCCCTGTTTAGTTGCAGACACTGGAATGGAAGCAACAAAGGCTCGCACTGGGTTTTAG
- the MINAR1 gene encoding major intrinsically disordered Notch2-binding receptor 1 isoform X3, translated as METNQESSLFLVKILEELDTKQNTVSYQDLCKSLCARFDLSQLAKLRSVLFYTACLDPNFPATLFKDKMRCTVNNQQSKKIMVAADIVTIFNLIQMNGGAAKEKLPAARQKVRKNESFESCRSDTEICNVIDCVPPNCEPREREFSRGYSARRSSKCRKMDCKDCQQFVPASEPNFLLGVNKETKSRAASLDRLQALASYSIANSQPCEMQSTYFPMNIENESISDQDSLPMNPGIKETFISNEEPFVVQSCVQKRNIFKEDFHNLITVSPSLVPPGKKTDDVLGEPQTRKETHKPAFFNHSFEMPYNSQYLNPVYSPIPDKRRAKHESLDDLQASTYFGPTTVLGAQEGKRWSGKPSKQTAWPAKSWSLNTEEVPDFERSFFNRNATDEKPRYQSSSNPPSNFSAPDRHQTYLNPKDQQAIIPTSYAVKQNVHKPKEIPSPINMEKHEPIKKFKDKSINCTTVQMSIDKTSSVGTQTDQHILELKKCKDLCSSNQSKYGERHSIKQSDEDSEIVSDDISDIFRFLDDMSICGSTGVIQSSCYNSTGSLSQLNKSDCDSSPEHNLAKIANGNIGNKIDKGVRSEKDTPEDELKTSVCKLVLRIGEIERKLESLSGVREEISQVLGKLNRLDQKIQQPEKVSVQIDLNSLTSEVPSDDSTSPQIFHPHNSSHGSKLENSPDWCCSDASGSNSESLRVKALKKSLFTRRSSRSLTEENSATESKIASISNSPRDWRAITYTNEVGLNEEEIKDRGAAENKDWHRKSKEADRQYEIPQPHRIAKQPKDGFLVEQVFSPHPYPASLKSHMKSNPMYTDMRLTEMAEVKRVQPSWTIEEYTRNSGEKGKLTALDLQNVG; from the exons ATGGAGACTAACCAGGAATCATCCCTCTTCTTGGTGAAGATTTTGGAGGAGCTAGACACCAAACAGAACACAGTTTCTTACCAGGATCTCTGTAAATCATTGTGTGCTCGATTTGATTTATCTCAGCTAGCCAAATTGAGAAGTGTGCTGTTTTATACAGCTTGTCTCGATCCAAATTTTCCAGCAACTttattcaaagacaaaatgagatGCACTGTGAACAATCAGCAATCAAAGAAAATCATGGTGGCTGCAGATATAGTAACAATATTCAACCTGATCCAAATGAATGGGGGTGCAGCGAAGGAAAAATTGCCTGCAGCACGACAGAAAGTTAGGAAGAATGAATCATTTGAATCATGCAGGTCTGACACTGAGATATGCAATGTGATAGACTGTGTGCCTCCTAATTGTGAaccaagagagagagaatttagccGAGGCTATTCAGCAAGACGATCCTCAAAGTGTAGGAAGATGGATTGCAAAGACTGTCAACAGTTTGTACCTGCTTCAGAGCCCAACTTTTTGCTGGGAgtcaataaggaaacaaaaagcagGGCAGCTTCACTTGACAGGCTGCAGGCCCTGGCATCCTACTCCATTGCAAATTCTCAACCATGTGAAATGCAGAGCACTTATTTTCCCATGAACATTGAGAATGAGTCTATATCAGATCAAGACTCTTTGCCCATGAACCCCGGAATCAAAGAAACCTTCATTTCCAATGAGGAGCCCTTTGTGGTCCAGTCCTGTGTACAgaagagaaacatttttaaagaagattttCATAATCTGATCACAGTGTCACCAAGCTTAGTGCCCCCTGGCAAGAAAACAGATGATGTGCTAGGGGAGCCACAGACCAGAAAAGAAACTCATAAGCCAGCTTTCTTTAATCACAGCTTTGAAATGCCATACAATAGCCAATATTTAAATCCTGTTTACTCTCCTATACCTGACAAAAGAAGGGCAAAGCATGAGAGTTTGGATGATCTCCAAGCTTCTACATATTTTGGACCCACTACTGTGCTAGGGGCCCAAGAAGGGAAGAGGTGGTCAGGAAAGCCAAGTAAGCAGACTGCCTGGCCAGCAAAGAGCTGGAGTTTAAACACTGAGGAGGTACCTGACTTTGAAAGGTCTTTTTTCAATAGGAACGCAACTGATGAAAAACCTAGATATCAGAGTTCAAGCAATCCACCTTCTAATTTTTCAGCCCCAGACAGGCACCAGACATACCTAAATCCAAAAGATCAACAAGCAATTATCCCCACAAGCTATGCAGTGAAACAAAATGTTCACAAGCCTAAAGAGATTCCTTCTCCCATTAACATGGAGAAACATGAGCCAATCAAAAAGTTTAAAGACAAAAGCATTAATTGTACCACAGTTCAGATGAGCATTGACAAAACGAGCAGTGTGGGTACTCAAACTGACCAGCACATTCTGGAGCTCAAGAAATGTAAAGATCTGTGTTCCTCTAATCAGAGCAAGTATGGTGAAAGGCATTCAATCAAGCAGTCAGATGAGGATTCGGAAATTGTTAGTGATGATATCAGTGACATTTTTAGGTTTCTTGATGACATGAGCATCTGTGGTTCTACAGGAGTTATACAATCCTCTTGTTACAACAGCACTGGATCCTTATCTCAGCTGAATAAATCAGACTGTGACAGCTCACCTGAGCACAATCTGGCCAAAATTGCCAATGGAAATATTGGCAATAAGATAGACAAGGGGGTCCGGTCTGAAAAGGACACTCCTGAAGATGAGTTGAAGACAAGTGTTTGCAAACTAGTGCTTAGGATTGGtgagatagaaagaaaactggaatCTCTGTCAGGGGTCCGAGAAGAAATCTCTCAAGTTTTAGGCAAATTAAAcagattggatcaaaagataCAACAGCCTGAGAAAGTCAGTGTACAAATTGATCTGAATTCCCTAACGAGTGAAGTTCCATCTGATGACAGTACCTCCCCTCAAATATTCCATCCCCATAATAGCTCACATGGAAGCAAGTTGGAAAACAGTCCAGACTGGTGTTGTTCTGATGCTAGTGGAAGTAACAGTGAAAGCCTTCGAGTCAAGGCCTTAAAAAAGAGTCTGTTTACCAGAAGGTCCTCAAGGTCACTGACTGAGGAGAATAGTGCTACTGAGTCCAAAATAGCAAGTATTTCCAATTCTCCCAGAGACTGGAGGGCAATTACTTATACCAATGAGGTTGGCCTTAatgaagaagagataaaagacagAGGGGCTGCAGAAAATAAGGACTGGCACAGAAAATCAAAAGAG GCAGACAGACAATATGAAATTCCTCAGCCCCACCGAATAGCTAAGCAGCCAAAAGATGGTTTCTTGGTGGAACAAGTCTTCAGTCCTCACCCCTACCCTGCATCACTCAAATCACACATGAAAAGCAATCCAATGTACACTGACATGAGACTGACTGAAATGGCTGAAGTCAAGCGAGTCCAGCCTTCTTGGACCATAGAAGAATACACAAGGAActctggggaaaagggaaagctgACGGCTCTGGATCTCCAG AACGTGGGATAA